The genomic window tatcagacacttctgttattacattttacatattacatttCAGATGCacgtttttataatttaattattttcattcagTTTTTCATTCTTTCTAAATAATATAATACTGCTTCTGTTCTAGATTTACGCTGCGCTGAATATATTCTTTGGAATGGCCAGTATTGGACTGCTTACAGTGGTTGCCATTGACCGATATCTGACCATATGTCGACCTGACATAGGTATGAATCTCCACAAAGTGACTGCCATTGTCTCTGTGGATGCTATATGGTGAACATCATTCATTCCTTATACTGTAAGAAACcattaatgtgtgtgtttctccacagGACAGAAGCTGACCACCCGCTCATACACTCTTCTGATTGTGGCCGCATGGCTAAATGCAGTGTTTTGGTCCTCGATGCCCATCGTGGGCTGGGCAGGATACGCTCCAGATCCCACAGGAGCAACATGTACTATCAACTGGAGGAACAACGACACGTGAGCAAAcatcacacaacacacaacaaacCACAACACACTTTAGTCTAGCTGTTTCACCTCTCTGCATGCTAGCATTCATACCGAGATTGTACAGAGAATAGGTTTCACCATCAGggggggaacttcaatgctatgtggaaacttccactatggggattttATCAGAATCCAatcatattaaacaataataaaactggCCAATGAGTTTGTTAGTGTCAGCGTGCACAGCTGGTGTCAATTACAATCAGTGTTGAATAAAGATGCCGCTCCTGCCATGCTGAGGCATCCTTTTTGATTTCGGAGCCTTTCACTTAGCTTCTGAGAGAGTCTGAGAGAGAGGGTTTCTCCAAGTATTCgtcacagagagagagaatgacAAAGCAGGCTGCTTCTCCCGGTCTAGAGTGTGCGATACGTGGCAGCACATGATCGAGCTGGAATTCTCCCTTGCCTGCCGTTCTTTGGGTCCAGTCCTCCAGAGCGGTTTGTATTCAGCAAGTTTCCCAAAAGAGCAACGCAGTCGTGCAGAGCGTCTTTTTCAAGATGTCgttccgactgtgcgtttctggatgcggtggttccTTGTCGCCAGATGATGGGCTGTGTTggatgtctgggggtccagcatgttaatgcagtGCTCGCGGGCAGTCCATGCCGTCACTGTAATGGCATGTCTGTTGCGCAGTTAAAATCGCGGCTCGCTCTTGCAAAAGAGCAACCCATCCCAGTTGTTCACTGCTCTGCGGCTGGCACTTGGGCAGTTCTGAGGGTCACATTGGGAGTAAATCTGCCACCTTTTGGGCTCGTGGACCTCTCGCTTCTCCATGCGCACCATCCAAGCTTCAAGCAAAAGAATCGCTCCATCCTCCCGGATGATCACTCTCGCTTGATGACACAGAGGATCAGAGGTCCATTgttgcatcggagggtgggctatCACTGTCTGACGAGGATCTGAACTCGCCCCCTCCCTTCGAAGTAATGAGCGCGGCGTCGGGTCTGGAAGCGGACATGATGGCTGTGGTTTACCGGGCTGCTTCGGTCATGGGTcgatggttcatcccccagcaCCACAGCCCGACCGACTAGACAGGTGTTATGTGGAGGATATTAAgaacgcagtcttggagggcacctttctctgcccgatCTGCGTGCGCTTCCGCCCTCGCCACCCTTGACGGTGGAGCAGCCAGGGAGTACGAGTTGATTCCCCAGATTGAGCTTGCCATCGCAGTCAATTTATGCCCGGATTACGCCCTTTTTCTGGCGTGATCagtctcgtctcccatccaagacatgtaggttatctgccttcCTCGGGGCCAGAGCCTACACATCCGCGTGCCTttgcatgcgatggccacctaccagcgctaccaaacGCAGGTGCTGGCCCAGTCGCATGAGGGTGGCAATCCACACACGTCAGAAGGCTACACCTCTGGTGATGCAGGTGGGGGGGGGATACTTTGTTCCTTCATCACAGCAATTGTCCCTTTTTACTCATATGTTAGAGTCTGTCAGCAGTTGAACCAGTATACTACATTTCATCAATAAATGAACACTAGAAAGATTCATCTCAGTTCACTCTTTGTATGGAAAACAGGTGTAACATTAAACCACTCAATAACAAACTCACCAGAACctctattaggtacacctgtccaatttctaattagccaatcaaatggcagcaactcaatgcatttaggcatgtagacatggtcaagacaatctgctgcagttcaaactaaacatcagaatgggaaagacaggtgatttaagtgactttgaatgtagcatggttgctggtgccagacaggctggtctgagtatttcataaacaagctgatctactgggattgtcacgctcaaccatctcttgggtttacagagaagtGTCCAAAAAAGAGAGAACATCCAGTgattggcagttctgtgggcgcaaatgccttggtAATGCCaaaggccagaggagaatggccagactgtcttgtgccattcctgtcagctaagaacaggaaactgaggctacaaatcgCACAGGGTTACCAAAATtgcaataaaagattggaaacctggttgcctggtctgatgagtctcgacttCTGCTGCAATATTCAGATGATAGGGTCAGACTTTGccatcaacaatatgaaagcatggatcattcCTGGCtcgtatcaacagttcaggctggtggtgatagtgtaatggtgtggggggcaTTTTCCTGGCACACTatgtgcccattagtaccaactgagcattgtgtcaatgtcaCAGCTGGtcttttgaacatgacaatgagttcactgaactcaaatggcctccacagtcaccatactcaatccaatagagcacatttggcaTATGGTAGAGCTGGAGATTATCATCTTGAATGTGCAgccaaatctgctgcaactgcgtgatgttaCCATGTCAAGCATGGACCAAAATCTATGAGGAATAtatccagtatcttgttgaatctatgccatgaagcattaaagcagttctgaagacaaaaggggtccAATCcataaggtgtacctattaaagagGCCTGTGTTCATGcttgactactactactaatgctTTTTATACATGTATATAGTACTTACTCAAACGCTCACCGTTTCAATATACATTGTAACTATTATTTTCCAAAGTTGTAAATTAAAGCAAAGACTGCTGGactttgtttacaaaaaaactCTAGTTGCCCTAACCCTAACATTTGTCCATTTTAtagattaaatgtaaaacaaaaaagccttttacttgtttaaaatagTCACAGATTTTTTTTGATTCTCCTCACACAGTTTTAATTGAACACTTCAGTGTTGATAGTGCTAAAAAAGTGAAGTATATTTGGCTTTTAAATTTGAGTGGTGATTACACTGTTCTTGTTTTATTGCAGATCTTTTGTGTCATATACAATGACTGTGATCACCGTCAACTTCATCATTCCTCTGTCGGTCATGTTCTACTGCTACTATAACGTTTCTGCTACTGTGAAGAGATTTAAAGCTAGTAACTGTCTGGACAGCATCAACATGGACTGGTCAGACCAGATGGATGTCACCAAGGTAAGCAGCAGCATATATACACTGTAACtctcaaaaagttaaggtaactcaacccatttgaggaaaccgattgcagcaaaccattcaagttcaaaaactaatcctaatgagtagtgttaacttactccatttgagttaatgaagcaatttgagcacagtaaaacccaataaatgtagagaactcaaaccaactgagtgctgtaaaacctaataagttcAGGCAACTCacaccatttgagttaaacagaAACTAATTTATGAGTAGTGAaagcttactccatttaagttgaagtaatgaggtatttaattaactcaacaCCTTCAactctgagttcaaaactcttttcaaataagtaaaattcattcattcattcattcattttcttgtcagcttagtccctttattaatccggggtcgccacagcggaatgaaccgccagcttatccagcgaatttttactcagcggatgcccttccagccgcaacccatctctgagaaacatccacacacacattcacacacactcatacactacagacaatttagcctacccaattcacctgtaccgcatgtctttggactgtgggggaaaccggagcacccggaggaaacccacgcaaacacagagagaacatgcaaactcctcacagaaacgccaactgagttgaggttcgaaccagcgacccagcgaccttcttgctgtgaggcaacagcactacctactgaaccactgcttcgccccataagtaaaattaactttcagtaaatttcgAGCTAACCacactcatttaatttaataaagttgactgttgggttttacagtaatttttattttagtttaaattatCTTTATACTGGATgttttgaaaatagtttttttgtaatttgtgtgtgttttatcatttattttatttgctggtttaaaatattatattagagatttaattgatttataaaatgtttaatttcattttactcttcataaaaagtaactgaaatgacaaatcatttttatttagccaaaatatttttaggatttgaaaaatgaataaattaaaagaataattTTCTGAACCCATAATAAACGGTGGTTAAGTGGtttaagaaggtcactggtttgagtcccggctcgtgcagttggtatttctgtgtgaagtttgcatgttttccccatgttcacCTGGGTTTCCAaaatgtgctccggtttcccccacagtccaacgacatgcgatataggtgaattgggtaaacaaaatttacCTTACTCTTAATGTGtaaatatgagagtgtatgggtgtttcccagtactgggtcatggccaaaagggcatccgctgcgtaaagcatatgtcagaatagttggcggttcattccgctatggagACCGCTGAAAAATTATaagtcaaaagaaaatgaatgactgaacaaaAAGCCAATGCACAACTCTAAATTACAACTTGCTCTCCGATGTAGTTAGAACTAAATGCTCCTTCATTTTTACAGATGTCTGTTATAATGATAGTGATGTTCTTGGCTGCCTGGTCTCCGTATTCCATTGTGTGTTTGTGGGCATCATTTGGTGACCCCCAAAAGATCCCAGCTCCGATGGCCATCATCGCCCCCCTCTTTGCCAAATCCTCCACCTTTTACAATCCCTGCATCTACGTCATCGCCAACAAGAAGTACTGCCatcatttttgaaaatgtatgtgATAAGTCAGACATACTCTTTGCTTACTAATAAGCTGTATTTTTTGACTGCAGGTTCAGGAGAGCCATTATAGGAATGATACGATGCCAAACACGACAGCGAGTCACGATCAACAACCAGCTGCCAATGATGGCATCATCAGTGCCGCTCAACCCATGAACGTTGACGCTCAGATATTAAGAAAACATTCAAAAAACATCAGCGCTGGACGCTCCCCATCTGCTCCactgtttttaaagggatagttcaccctaaacaTGAAATCTCACCTTCAAGTGGTTCTTAACCTTTATAAAATTCCGATGAACAAAAATGAAGATgtttcgaagaatgttggaaaccaataATCATTGACCTCgttcactgtaaaaattatatgatcaattagtcatgacagcatgttATTAGGCCATTGCAACTTATTAAAACACACGCTGTTTTGAGTCAGTTTAACATATAAACTCAATGGATTTATAAGcttaatttgatttagcttaaaaattAATCAACCAGGATTTATTTTACAGCGTAGAAGTTAATAAATATCacaaatatcataaaataataaagtcaataaaagtatttatattttcaatattcttcaaaatattatcttttgGGTTCGGAAGAAAGAAAATGTAACAATAATgaccacatacattttttttgaatgaactattcctttaacagcAGTAGGGTACCATTACATATGAATGTAAAGTTCTTATAGCATGAACATTTTTCTTGCGAATGGCTTTGACTttgttttactactactattcAGAATCTAGTTTGATGGACTGATGAGTGTAACGTTATCATCTGCTTACTGCAAATCTTGTGATACTACTGTCCTTGATACTGTATGTGCTtaagatttgaataaaaataagtccagtatgatttatttatcataattgtttctatgagtttgcatgttctgcccgtgttcgcgtgggtttcctccgggtgctccggtttcccctacaagtccaaagacatgtggtattggtgaattgggtaagctaaactgtccgttgtgtatgtgtgaatgagtgtgtgtggatgtctcccagtgatgggttgcagctggaagagcatccgctgcgtaaaacatatgctggataagttggcggttctttccgctgtggggaccccagattaataaagggactaagccgaaaagaaaatgaatgaatgaatatgcatgttctccctttgttcatatgtttcctccgggtgctccggtttcccccacagaccaaagacatgaggtataggtgaattgggtaggcggtgaagttgtccgtagtgtgtggatgtttcctagtgatgggttgcagctagaacaGCTCTGAAAATGTATATAAGTTGATGTACTTTCAATTCAAATGGTATTTTGAGTAGAggacggggctttctttttgcgcatcattcccacATAGCAAACTAAAGAGGAGCAtggttaattatattaaaataaagttgctATGGAAGCCATAAAGCTGACATCAACAGAAGGACCGCCACTCCAGAGGCAGAAGTAAATACTCAGACTttcattgaagattaccaaaaaatGTGTTCAGTGGATTCATTTACATGGATTAATTGTTCAGCTTAAGAATAAAAATGtaagcaaacaaaataaacattgcaaatttGGATTTAACATCAATTGGTCAAAATatggatgaataaatgtttaagtgtCATTCAGTATAACAGGTTCATGTAAAAATCTAACACcatgcttattctgacctctacTTACTAACTCccaatgacaaaaaaatgaatgtatttagtattgtcatcatttaaaatgcaataaatagttaaaCCTTTGTTTTCCATTGAGCTCCTGTTATAAAAGCTGCTGTGttattcaatttttttgtttagatttttgagCCTAATTTTACAAGTGGCTATTTTAGTAAATGTCAATCCTTTTTTCCACACATGTATTTCTAAAATCATAAGAACTTGATACAGTTTGTCACTAAAAATCATGTCCTCTGGCATGACATTACTGTATATGCTAATTTTAAATGGTCAATCTCACTGAAAAATTTCAATTAGTTTAAGGACGTCATttaagatcatgtgactgaagcccCCTGTGAAGCCCATGATGCACACTTGATAAGTTTTTGTCAGAATTTCTCACATATTTAGAACCACTATAAAATTTTGCTGTCCTTTGTGACTacccatttatttaataatttcataTATAATACATGTACAACATTGTAGATGAATTGCAATTTGTATATTAtaaagagtttttatttattttatttttgccatgtcaGCAAAATAAATATTCCAGTAAAAAAGTTAGTAACCACTATATTTTTTGTCAAACATCAAACtacatacagcagggaaaataagtattgaacatgtcatgtttttcttgggaataatatttataaaggaCTGTACTGAAACGTGTTTGATTATTTAAATCAAAGCTTTTTTTCAGCTCAAAGACgcctctcatgtggagaatgaagtcatatAAATTGCTCAGCTGTAATTTCTTAACAAACTTCAACAGAGTTTAGAAATTTCATCTATCcaaactgatctttattttgcattttctattggattcaagtccaagattggctgggccattctacagcttgattttctttctttgaaggaatttaagagtttccttggctgtgttttggattattgtcttgctgaaatgttctccctggtttcatcttcatcctcctgctaatgttgatgttggactgaagcagcaaatattaatttacaacaaaaaagggcaaaaaattgctgaagaactactgagagacttcagctgctgtctgggctttccctgcctttctacacctccctttcttcatgtgtttaatactttatttctGGGTTGTATCAtcttattacacataacttaatttgtaaactaatttgatttcttttctttgcatatatggatttctttggttagTCAGCATCTGGTGAATAtatcaagtcaacagcacctttagaaatgttttctgaaaTGAAAATGATTAAAAGTTATTTCATTACTTTTTTGATGGGTAAATCCTAGAGGTTTCAAGGATAGTggcaaaataaaagatttatagTGACAATTTGTGAGTATTCTGGTCCTCAATGCTccttaaataaactattttaaaattgaaatgatttgaaataaatgttgttttaaatattGCACATTGAAGCTATAGTTGTAATGTAATGGGTGTTCAAATTTTGAACAGTAGTTATTTCTATTCAAATAAAAGTAAACGGGACACATTCGATCATCAGAATCGAATCAGGATCATAGAACATACCTCTTCGATCTTCAAACAATAATCACATTTACgcattttacaaataaaacattttatgtcaattgcaacacattaaataaagaaacaatgtACAGTTCCAAAGGATTTGTAATGCCTACTGTAGTTCCAGTAAGCGTTTTGTTTCATTTAACTGTCATGAACGCAATTATGGCTCTTTGCTAAAGATTCATTTTCAAGCTGCCCTGAGCAATTCATTGACTTGTGAATCCTAATTACTTGTGGGGTGGGCAAAAAATGTTCTTCTAGTACTAGGACACATTGTTCTCCAGCCAGAACCGGATCTCATCCTTATTCCTTTCCACCCATTCGATATTGTTCTTCACAGTCTCCAGTGCCTGCTTCCTGGGCATCTCACCTGCTCCTGCATTCGGGTGCAGGGCAAAAAAGTGCTCCATCTAAAACAAAGAAATCAACTTATGAGATATTTTGACTCATTGCATAGTTGGATGGTCCAAAAATAAGGACATTTAAAGTGAAGTAAAAAAGAATAGAAAAAGAAAATCTCACCTTCCACAGTTGAAGATTAGAGCTGTATGTAGTTGTAATTCTGGCTGGCAGGCGGCCCAAATTTCTGTCATTGATAGTGTATCTAACAAGCAGCAAAGAACAGAGATCTTTATTATACTCAATCAACGTCACAAATCATGTCAcccgtatagttttgaatgggggaaATTGTAATGGTCAATTTGGTGAATGAAGCCCGTCTTCAAGTAAAGGAGCAAATCATTAATCACTAaagactagggatgtaacggtattgtaaataccgtcataccgcaatattaatttttttcgatattaccgtagtcgcatgactcggtaaaactataggtcttctgagaaaatttgctcaggcgaatgaagcgaacgggaggtagcgaaaactacaattcccatcagcccatgcttgaccatcatcccttgcggtctgttgtcgctacagatccagtaatgcggaaatggagtgtgctgctagaagcggggatgaaaaagagctggaaaactctaaagcgggtgttgtcgccgcgcgcgtactgaatagcggtgttgtcgcgctagttcttatcagctgtgttgtcgcccgcgtactgaatagcggtgttgtcgcgcgagttcttatcagctgtgttgtcgcgcgcgtactgaatagcggtgttgtcagcacactgttcagattgatgcagacatgagacctctatctcactcatggtttgtcctctcaagtgggggaaagacaatgcacaactgctgtcaacctgggccaagtcatatctctcttgtcccagaaacctcagtcccaaatgagagggttttttctgttgcaggggacattgtaaatacccagagatactaGCTTttgccagattatatttatatgataattttcctttaaaccaatctttatctaagtgagtgagtgattaaatgttgaatgtgatgagttttcaacaaaactaaattgaaactttatttttttacatggtttaatattttttgttattaaaattgaagttcctgtttcaaagcttacagatagatggctaatttgtatgtcattgacacttttttggagtattttcataagttttgttttttcctgtaaataattcaataaataccgtaccgtgacattcataccgaggtattaccgaaccgtgaaattctgataccgttacatccctactaaagACTGATAATTCTCCAGGAAaggggctcagaccagacgtgtgtTTTCACAACCGTTTCTTAGCTGTTATGCACTCTCTGGAATCAGCAAATGGtatgagctggtctgagtatttcagaaactgctgagctACTAGGCACAATAGTAGCTCAgcttcacgcacaaccatctctagggtttacagagaatggtctgaaaaacagaaaatatccagtgagcagcagttctgtgggcgcaaatgccttgttgatgccagagaacagaggagaatggccagaccagTTAGCGCTAATAAAAAGACAACAGTAATTCACgtgaccactcgttacaaccgaggtatgcagaagagcatctccgaACGTACAACACGTCCAACGTTGAggtggatgagctacagcagcagaagaacacactgGGTGTCACTGCTGTCAGTTAAGaactggaaactgaggctacaattcgcacaggctcaccaaaattgtacaatagaagattggaaaaatgctgcctggtctgatgagtctccatttctgttgCGATATTCGGATGGTCGGGTTAGAATTTGTCATCCTGCCTTGTAGCAATGGTTCAGGGTGGTGGTGTAACGGTGTGAGGGAAATTTTCTTAACACACTGTGAGCTcattagtaataaaaataaatgaattaaattaaattaaatgaatgaattgcatttgaaaacaaatgttctctggttttgtaACTTGGATGAAACAAACGTGAGGTACAGTCTGTCCTGTAAAACATgaacgcccacaaacttgtaaacaaagaggttGCTGTCAGAGAGGCAGGCAGGTGATTTACCATCAAGACCAAATTGGGATTTACTTCAGTAGACCAGTACGATCGAAGGAAGCATTCAGAGGAAGCATTCATATGATTATATGTGTAAAACGCACATAAACGaagttggtgtcgtgatctcattCCCTTCGGTTGCGCAAACGCGTTAGTTTGGGCAACCTAAAAAAAATGCCAACTTTGTTTAATACATTTAGAAACTGAACGTGAGAGACAGTTGATGTTTAACATAATTGGCGATTCCAAATATGAAATTTCTTCGTAAGCTTGGTAAACAATttaggagaatttgatgtttccccattcaaacaaaaTGTCCAAGCATGCCCATGAGGTGTTTCAAAAATGGCGGCCAACTAAAATGACTTGCTTTAAAGGCATTTTTACTCAACACAAGTgctgtttttagttttatttcagcgGTTAGATGAACTAACCTGTTCACCAGGTAATCCCAGTTAAGCGTCATCCAGTCCCAGGCCATAATTTTACCATCAGAGCTTCTTGACACGTATTGCACTAAAGTAAAAACATCTTGACTCCTTATGATGCTTTCATTTTTTGTGGCTTCAAGCAACCTGTTAGAAAACAAACATGTTGAAATAGTTTCAATTTATATCAATTCATTAAAAATTAGGGCGGAGCTCAGAGAAcagtacaaaacaaacaaaacagacttCTTTAACACAGATGTTGCTAAATCAGATACGATTGCGGCctgaagttaacaagaattatttatattatttattaaaattcccatttattgtattttattaacatctacccctaccccaactctaaactcaaccatcacagtactgtttaaaccagtggtcaccaaacttgttcctggagggccgctgtcctgcagattttagctccaactctaatcaaacacacctgaacaagctaatcaagcagCTCagaggtatacttgaaacatccagccaggtgtgttgagacaagttgaagctaaaccctccaggaccgagattggtgaccgcTGGTTTAAACCGTAGTTGTACagaatattatttgttatttattacatttcccagTTATTGCATTTGATTAACAACTACccacaaccatcacagtactgtaaaaacattacttattgttatacagtgtcacaaaaatcatgctatattgatgtgcgttTCCGCAGCTGTATCCTGTATAGATTTTAGCCTTTAACACTGCTCAAGTGTACGTTTACCTATGAAGCAGATGAATATTTTTGACTGAAGCCAGGCCATAGAGCAGCTTATCTTTCTCCTGGGCCAGAGTGGCAGACAGATACTTCTGGAACATGATTTCCCAGCTCTCCTCTGTTCCTGAGTTCATCATACCGTACCGATACACCAGCAGACGCAAGTTCACAGGCACACTGCTGCTCCCCAATCAGAGAAAaaagcttattcaatacactctCTAGACATCTTATGAGGCTTTATGTACACATGTTTACCCGATTGTTCCTTTAATCCATTTATTGAAAATATCAGAGGCTTGGTCAAGAGCTTCCTGGTCACCCATTTGACATGCGATGCCCAAAACGATCTCTCTCAGCAGCCTGAGGAGGAAAAAGAAGAAGTTTAGTTTGTTGAGCTCATTATTACAAGCGTAGGCAttaatgctaattcatgttaaaaacatACTCGCTATGTGCTTATTCTAATAGCAACATGTTAGTTTATTCAAGATGCAACATGTTAAATTGTTACCTATGCTAActaaatgctaattcatgttagagaTCACAAAAATGTTAAATGGTTTCCACAAAAAATATGGCCAACCATCAAAATTTAACCAAGAAAACcaaattagaaaataaaaacatatttttatgtatGCAGAGAGTAAAACTCTAGATGACATTAGAAACTGACCTCAGAGAACTTGATCCTTTGTTCACTTTAACAAACAAAGTATAACAAAGTACAAattttaatcaataaaataatttcaatggtttctacagtgttttttttttttggacatactccattaggatttatttattttaacatgccacTAATAGAAGAATGTAACAAATTACCAGCAGAGACCCACAAAGACCCAttatagttactatggtaacactttacaataatagtacatgaataatgatgtattaattcattcattcattttcttgtcggcttaatcgctttattaatccagggtcgccacagcggaatgacccgccaacttatccagcgcatgcctttccagctgcaaactatctctgggaaacatccacacacacacacattcacacacacactctt from Danio rerio strain Tuebingen ecotype United States chromosome 13, GRCz12tu, whole genome shotgun sequence includes these protein-coding regions:
- the rrh gene encoding visual pigment-like receptor peropsin (The RefSeq protein has 1 substitution compared to this genomic sequence), which translates into the protein MIMCDKEMESGLLNVSAETVYGEKSAFTQTEHNIVAAYLITAGVISLSSNIVVLLMFVKFRELRTATNAIIINLAFTDIGVAGIGYPMSAASDLHGSWKFGYMGCQIYAALNIFFGMASIGLLTVVAIDRYLTICRPDIGQKLTTRSYTLLIVAAWLNAVFWSSMPIVGWAGYAPDPTGATCTINWRNNDTSFVSYTMTVITVNFIIPLSVMFYCYYNVSATVKRFKASNCLDSINMDWSDQMDVTKMSVIMIVMFLAAWSPYSIVCLWASFGDPQKIPAPMAIIAPLLAKSSTFYNPCIYVIANKKFRRAIIGMIRCQTRQRVTINNQLPMMASSVPLNP